The nucleotide sequence CGCGGACGAGTGCGCGCCGCTCGCCGAGGTGCGGGACCATCTGGAGGCCACGGCGGACCCGGCGTGGGTGCGCAAGCACCGGATCGCGGAGGATCTGTTCGTCTATCTCGTCGTCGAGCGCGAGCTGCTTCCCGAGGAGTGGGTGAAGTGTCTCGGGGTGTGGGCCGAGGAGCGGGGCTGGACCGTGTCCCTGCAGGGGCGCAAGATCTACGCCGTTCCGAAGCCGCTCACGAAGTCGGCGGCGATGCGGGAGGTCGCGCGGCGGACCGGGGTGGAGTTGACGTTGGCCGCGGGGGACTCCCTGCTCGACGCGGATCTGCTGCTCGCCGCGGACCGGGCCTGGCGGCCCGGGCACGGGGAGCTGGCGGACGAGGGGTTCGTGGGGCCCGCGGTCAGTGCCCTTCCTGAGCGGGGTGTGCTGGCGGGGGAGCGGATTCTGCGGGAGTTCCTGCGGGCCTCGCGGGAGCGTTGACCCGGGGGCGGGGTGACTGTGCCGGTCGGAGGGTGCGGGTGCGGTGCGTTTCGGGCTGCGGGTTCGTCGTGGCTTGTCGCGCCCGCGCGGCGGAGCCGCATGTGTCAGAGCCCCGCGCCCCTTGACGGTGGCTGCTGCGGTCCCTTTTCAGGAAGCGGACCAGTGTGAATGCCAGAACCGCCAGGGCTGCTCCTACTAGGACGATCTTCGAGTACGTCGAGGCGATCGCCGTCACCTCCGTCCAGTTGGCTCCCAGGAAGTAGCCGGCCAGGACGAAGGCCGTGTTCCACAGGGCGCTGCCCAGGGTGGTGAGCAGGGTGAAGACGGGCAGAGGCATGCGTTCCACGCCGGCCGGTACGGAGATCAGGCTGCGGAAGACGGGGATCATGCGGCCGAAGAAGATCGCCTTGGTGCCGTGCCTGAGGAACCAGGCCTCCGTCCTCTCGATGTCCGAGACCTTGACCAGGGGCAGCCTGGCGGCGATGGCGACCGTGCGGTCGCGGCCGAGGACGGCGCCGACGCCGTAGAGGGCGAGGGCGCCGACCACGGAGCCCGCGGTGGTCCACAGCAGCGCGGCCAGGAGGCTCATCTGCCCGGTGCTCGCGGCGAAACCGGCGAGGGGCAGGACGACCTCGCTGGGTATCGGCGGGAAGAGGTTCTCCAGCGCGACGGCGAGGCCCGCGCCCGGCGCGCCCAGCAGATCCATCAGACCGATGATCCACAGAGGCGCGCCGCTCATCGACTCCGCTTGCATGGCTGTCATGCGGGCACGCTAGGTGAGCCAAGCTGAAGAGAGCCTGAGGGAACCCTGAGGGGACGGTGAACGCCCGGGGTCAGGGTGAGAGACCGCTCAAAGTTTGTGGCCCGGCCGGGGGACCGGTGAACGTTCCCGGGCCGGTGGCCGTTGATCGAAGTGTGTTGATCAACCGCAGCAGCCGCCGCCGCAGCATCCGCCACCACCGCCCGCCCGGGGCGCGGGTGCCGACGCGGCGGCCGAGCCCCCGACGGCGACCGTCGACAGAAGTTTGACCGTGTCGGAGTGGCCGCCGGGGCAGTCCGCGGGGGCGGACGACTCGGCCATCGGGCGGCTCAGTTCGAAGGTGTCGCCGCAGGTCCGGCAGCGGTACTCGTAGCGAGGCATGGGCCCAGGCTAACCGGCGTTCGCGCGGCGGCAAGGGTCCTCCATAATGGCTGGTCGGTCACACTGGCCAAATTTTCACGCCACTGACAGAAGCAGTTGTGAAAGTGACTGATAATTTGTGGTCGCTGTGTGGAGGCCGGAAGGCTGGGGGAACAGGGGGCTCACGGCCGCGAGTGTGGCGGCTGTGGCCGTCCACACGGGCGATGCCAAGTGGGGAGGGGGGACAGTCTTGACCGCTGTCCTTTGTCGACCGGGAGTCACGTCTCCCGGTCGCATGGTTGCCGTGCGTGGGCGAAAGGTTGCCGCGCACCGCAGAATCGTTGCCGCGCATCGCTCGGGCCGCCCGTTCGAGGGAGCCCGCCGTGACTAGTGCGGGAAACGCGACCGGGTCCGAGTCCGAGGACGAGGGCCGCGCGCGCCGTCGACGTGCCCCGGCGCAGGAGCGGGCGGAGGAGGTACGGGAGTCCGACCTCACGATGCAGTTGAAGCTTCCCCCTGCCCCGGCGGACGAGACCATGCAGCTGCGGCTGCCCGAGCCGGGCATGTTCGAGAGCCCGCAGGAGCAGTCGAAGCCGGGGGGAAGGGGTCGGCGCAAGGCGCCCAGGCCGTCTGTTCTGGCCAGATTCACCGCCGTCGCCGGCTCGCGGCTGGCCCCTTTCGCCCCGTTCGCCAGCCGGCTGCGTCCGGAGTACCCGCGCCCGGGCCGCACCGACTGGCGGCGCTGGGTGCCGTCCTGGCGGCAGTCGCTGGGAGCCGTCGGTCTGGCCGTGGGCGCCAGCGGCATGTTGCTCACCGCCGCCTACGCCGCCACGGACATACCGGACGACCTCAACACCTTCGCGACCCAGCAGGACAATGTGTACTTCTGGTCCGACGGCACCCCCATGGCCCGTACCGGCTGGGTGCGGCGTCAGGCGATGCCGCTGAAGGACGTCCCCGAGGACGTGCGCTGGGCGGTTCTCGCGGCGGAGAACGCGAGCTTCTACTCCGACCCCGGCATCTCCGTCAGCGGCATCACCCGCGCCCTGGTGCGCACCGTGGGCGAGGGCGACACCCAGGGCGGCTCGACGATCACCCAGCAGTACGTCAAGAACGTCTACCTGTCCCAGGACCGCTCGCTCGGCCGCAAGTTCGACGAGGCGATGATCGCCCTCAAGCTCGACAACAAGATGAGCAAGGACAAGATCCTTGAGGGGTACCTCAACACCAGCTGGTTCGGGCGCGGCACCTACGGCATCCAGCGGGCGTCCCAGGCGTACTACGGCAAGGACGTCAGCGACCTGAACGTCAGCGAGGCCGCGGTCCTCGCCTCCCTCCTCAAGGGGGCGGGCCTCTACGACCCCTCCCTCGGCAAGGCCAACCACGAGCGGACGGTCGAACGCTGGGAGTGGATCCTGGACCGGATGGTGGACATCGGGAAACTGTCCAAGGCCGAGCGCGCCACGTACACGAAGTTCCCCGAGCCGATCCAACAGTCCAACCAGTACGACACCGGCAAGCAGAGCGACTACCTGGTGCGACTGGCCTCCCAGTACGCGAAGAAGGCCGCGAACGTCACCGACCAGGAGTTCGACCGGGGTGGCTACCAGATCTACACGACCTTCGACAAGGACCGGCAGACCGAGCTGACCGACGCCGTCACCAAGGCGCGCAAGGACGTGCGCAAGGACGATCCGAAGAAGGCGAAGAGCGCCCACTTCGGAGCCTCCTCGGTCGACGCCGACGGGCGGATCCTCGCCGTCTACGGCGGCCCCGACCACCGTAAACAGGGCTTCAACGAGTCGAACGCGACCACCGTCCCGTCCGGGTCGGCCTTCCTGCCGTTCGTCTACGCGGCCGGCCTGGAACACGGCGTCGTCAAGGAACGCGGCGGCGAGGCTACACCTGTAACCCCGGCGACGGTCTACGACGGCAACGACGCAGTCCCGGTGACCACCCCCGAGGGGCCATACTGGGACCGGGACGGCGATCAGGTCTCCGCCCACAACGACGGCAAGAAGTCCTGGGGCCCGATCACCCTGCACGACGCGCTCGCCGGATCGGTGAACACACCGTTCATGCAGCTCGGCATGGACACCGGGCTGGGCAGGGTGCGGGCCACCGCCGAGGCGGCCGGACTGCTCTCCTCCAGC is from Streptomyces sp. NBC_01314 and encodes:
- a CDS encoding HAD family hydrolase; its protein translation is MPGPRVLVASDLDRTLIYSAAALALTMPDARAPRLLTVEVHESRPLSYMTETAARLLAELGDAAVFVPTTTRTRKQYQRISLPGPEPKYAICANGGHLLVDGVTDVAWHERVTARLADECAPLAEVRDHLEATADPAWVRKHRIAEDLFVYLVVERELLPEEWVKCLGVWAEERGWTVSLQGRKIYAVPKPLTKSAAMREVARRTGVELTLAAGDSLLDADLLLAADRAWRPGHGELADEGFVGPAVSALPERGVLAGERILREFLRASRER
- a CDS encoding DedA family protein, yielding MQAESMSGAPLWIIGLMDLLGAPGAGLAVALENLFPPIPSEVVLPLAGFAASTGQMSLLAALLWTTAGSVVGALALYGVGAVLGRDRTVAIAARLPLVKVSDIERTEAWFLRHGTKAIFFGRMIPVFRSLISVPAGVERMPLPVFTLLTTLGSALWNTAFVLAGYFLGANWTEVTAIASTYSKIVLVGAALAVLAFTLVRFLKRDRSSHRQGARGSDTCGSAARARQATTNPQPETHRTRTLRPAQSPRPRVNAPARPAGTPAESAPPPAHPAQEGH
- a CDS encoding zinc ribbon domain-containing protein; amino-acid sequence: MPRYEYRCRTCGDTFELSRPMAESSAPADCPGGHSDTVKLLSTVAVGGSAAASAPAPRAGGGGGCCGGGCCG
- a CDS encoding transglycosylase domain-containing protein, with amino-acid sequence MQLKLPPAPADETMQLRLPEPGMFESPQEQSKPGGRGRRKAPRPSVLARFTAVAGSRLAPFAPFASRLRPEYPRPGRTDWRRWVPSWRQSLGAVGLAVGASGMLLTAAYAATDIPDDLNTFATQQDNVYFWSDGTPMARTGWVRRQAMPLKDVPEDVRWAVLAAENASFYSDPGISVSGITRALVRTVGEGDTQGGSTITQQYVKNVYLSQDRSLGRKFDEAMIALKLDNKMSKDKILEGYLNTSWFGRGTYGIQRASQAYYGKDVSDLNVSEAAVLASLLKGAGLYDPSLGKANHERTVERWEWILDRMVDIGKLSKAERATYTKFPEPIQQSNQYDTGKQSDYLVRLASQYAKKAANVTDQEFDRGGYQIYTTFDKDRQTELTDAVTKARKDVRKDDPKKAKSAHFGASSVDADGRILAVYGGPDHRKQGFNESNATTVPSGSAFLPFVYAAGLEHGVVKERGGEATPVTPATVYDGNDAVPVTTPEGPYWDRDGDQVSAHNDGKKSWGPITLHDALAGSVNTPFMQLGMDTGLGRVRATAEAAGLLSSSLGAQVPALSVGSATPSAIRMASGYSTFAAQGRHTEPYSVRKVTHNGSKVALNNPKPKRAVGAEVAAEVTSALTDAYRADHPTSPGAASFEVAAKGGTTQNDKAAWYVGTAKDVSTAVVVYRIDLAKSLEPLRLDGIAGTPNAGIPYDIWSSAMSIG